gcagaccactaacaactggattgctgttACCTAACTTTTGTCCCTAAAGTCACGTTGTTTTGGAGGCAcgaggcctccaaaacaacgcGTCTccgctcagtgctgctgttgttgtagctCTCAATTCGCTTCACTTCTACTAGaggtgggaatctcttggcacctcacGAATCGATTCGATTACGAACCGATTCTCAATGCAGCaattttttgtatgtatatttccatgcatgatttaaaataataataagaataataaaaataggaataataagaataataataacaacaaaataatgacaataataagaagaataataagaagtataataataataatgataaaaataggaataataagaataataataacaacaaaacaataatgataagaagaataagaataagaagtataataacaataatattaaaaataggaataataataataacaacaataataataagaataataagaagtataataatattaaaaataggaatgataagaataataataataacaataataatgataataataataataagaggaagaagtataataataagaataataagaattaAATCTGAGCTTGTTAATCACATCctacttttttcacactgtgtgactAATTGGTGCttccaatatatttaattattcaaacaaatgaaagaaatgtggcaaGTCAACTGGAAAGTTACATTTGCTAGCAAACATCCAGCTTTGCAAAGAACCAAAAGGAAAAGTATGCCTGTAGCAGCATACATGTAGCACATTAgtacataaataacattgatcattgtgttccagcGACACTGTACTGTCTTCTGCCAACcaaaactgtcggtattcaaccacctgtgaatgagactcgactatcctctagaatcatttactgatactagagtattaatgaacagcaactgacaaatctcacactttctgcctttaacttttgcacctatactgcactgaccttgttggaccaggtgtctctcctctctgggtctgatcaccatacaggtcacagctgttccacctgaagctgaagacaagtcccactgttcacctggagagaggaggaggtacTTTAATATAACATGACCACTACATGCTCAGACATTGTTAAACAACTCATGGACCCTGCTTCTAAATCAGTAATTCCACAAAACAGGAACAGATAATGTAGGTAATGGAAGCCCTGGTCCCCCCACCAAAAAACTGTCTATTTCAAATATAGTGGAAGCTTTGACAACGCCACTGAGAGGAGACGCTGGACTCCATCAAAAGACTTCTTTAAAAATCGGGTGAGCAGGATTCAAACCACAacagtgtaattaaaaaaacaagtgtttctTACGTAAATATCCATTAAAGACGACAGTGCTCCCAGTGTGAGCAGGTGAAACTGTAGTCAGCAAACAACTGCATGACCTGAAGGAGTTTCTTCACAAGACGACACTCAGatcctcagttttcctgctgcggctcgtccgtcacctgcaggaagataaagaggagcagtggtagtttgatgtctctttgtggaggctTTTAAAATAGtgtttagaggttttgtgtgtttgtggaggtttgtgtgtttgtttttagaggttttgtgtgtttgtggagtttttgtgtgtttttagaggttttgtgtttgtttttagaggttttgtgtgtttgtggaggttttgtgtgtttttagaggttttgtgtttgtttttagagtttttgtttgtttgtggaggttttgtgtttgtttttagagtttttgtgtgtttgtggaggttttgtgtttgtttttagagtttttgtgtgtttgtggaggttgaTTTTTGAGGAACCTGGGAAAgtgctcaaggtgtcaacatgtgtacacactgagagacacaacattagaaccagtgacaggtgaaataataacatggatgattttgttccagtgtcatgttcggctgtgaagccatgagtcctggcattcatgtggatgtctctttgacagacaccagtcacccaaacacagatgcagaccaagtaccccccctcatggcagcagcactccttggtggcagtgcgccccctgcaggacaacgagcctgcaacgctgcaaaaactgctcaggaacgacccgaggaacgtgggaaagagctcaaggtgtcaacatgacctccagattccccagatctcaatccaactgagcttccactggatgcagtctgagccaagaaccatccatgggggccccaacatggatggtagttggttctggcgcatccgaTGGATGCTCAactgaagtgggatctggacaatgagggGGCCAGTTTGaagccttgggttctttgccatgagggggtgcagttggtctgaacggtgtttgggtggctggtgtttgtcaaagaggatccacagaaatgacagaactcaaagtttcccagcagaacatttgattgtaacaagatgatcaatgctcacttcacttgtcagctgttttaatgttgtggctgaacagtgaagatatacatgttaaacacttttcatattttgcataaattgagtttttataTTATTAGTTATATTATTACTATATTAATTACTTCTCTTTGATTATAGATTAAattatccagcattaaaagcagaaagttgagaccttagagagaaaatgtgagacaagcaagtgtcctgcattatggaggacaattattaatcaacTGATTAATTGTGTGACGGTTTACTCATGAAGcaattctgtacaaagacagctgatttttgagtctcattctcagatcgtcaaataacgcactttgtggACTATTATGCACTACTATGAATGCCATTCAACTCAAGCTACCAGCTCATTTTATCCCCCTTGTTcacattgtttagctaacactgtttgGCTgagcctgaaaagctttatacCACGACGTTCCATGTataaccttcaatacactcagaaggacgcaGACCAACTAACAACCGCTAAAACCGTTTGTAgcgatcagaatcagaaatcctttaacGTCCCGCAGACGAGGAAATGTGCTTGTTGCAGCAGCGTCAGAATGTTACGAGAACAAGAGCAATAGTAAAATAGAcgatataaaatagaaaatactatcaaaaaggaaataaaacagaatcaacttgacgtatatatttacatggtaTAGTGCAAGAATGAACAgatatatacagattttaaatatagataataaatatgggtgttgttcgcaagacaacaactccaaaggcttcacAAAGCTTATCGAGCACTCTCTGAACGCACGTTTGCGTGCTGGATCGGAGacgtacctgaactgaaaacaatccttCACTACACTCGCAACaacgcagacaaacaaacaaccgcTCAAACTGTTTGTAGCAATCAGTctgctgcacttctaccatgaacaattggatccttattagtggtctgctgggcagtgaggccgagggccctgtaacagctttgtaatgatctctgcatggttttgtcaagcaggatgctgttgcacacagttgcaaggaaaaatgaattcctgcaattgttttcatttacttttatcccagaggttcaacattatcttcaagcaaaggcatcgcgcccatacacactgaactcgccagggaaatcgtcatggacagttgagggcagagatccaagccgctttagtggcgtcaggctagcttctaccgtggccctgagcatgtccctagccaggccgaggcccaagctaaacacgcacactatgtgcacgcttctaccaaccataggtatctgaacatgagggacctgtaagttggcgggatcgcacgagggctcgtaagatacgctattaccaataccagcaactgatcaaaggcctgactactgccattcatggaaaacactgcttacagctccgatggactgcactcgggcatttgccattgaagatagctgaagtcctGTCAAGTTAACCTTTATTTTACAATGATAGAACTTATAAATTACAaacaccaggtttgcctggcagaccactaactCGATATCAcgaggcctccaaaacaacacatctccgctcagttctgctggtgttgtagctctcaaTTCCCTGCACTTACACCCTGAACAAGAACACCaatcagggttctccccagacggtggAACAGCTGCgctgcgccgctatactgcAAACTCAGcaccactatactcattttcaacGTTAGCTGCTTCATAGCGGGCGTTTGTGGGCTGCTGCGGTCTTcccggaaaaaaaaagcccccctGGCTGACGGTGACGAGCGGCCGTCTGTCCCTCGGCTGACGACGATAACGAACGCATTTGAATCTACgtaaatgaagctgtccatttaaaatgtgcaaactgtcggtattcaaccacctgtgaatgagactcgactattctctagaatcatttactgataccagagtattaatgaacagcaactgacaaatctcacactttctgcctttaatttttgcacctatactgcactgaccttgttggaccaggtgtctctcctctctgggtctgatcaccatacaggtcacagctgttccacctgaagctgaagacaagtcccactgttcacctggagagaggaggaagtactTTAATATAACAAGATCGctacatgcacatgcatatgtgtgtgtgtgtgtgagagagagagagagagagagagataaagaaataaagactgatataaccatgtgcatgacatcatttcaggagtctcacatcactctgcactgtaATATCTactataatctgatttaataaatgcgtttttttttaaagctataccaaaagtaaaccaaatgtattaagTCATGACATCATTTAGTGCTTTATAGACAAGCAATATGATTTCAAAGTCTATTTTTCacacacagggagtcagtgcagcGATGTGAATAACACATTAACTTAAACCAGaattgagacaaacacactgaatacatttagtGACGACTgcaatgaggctgcatattgtgttagctaactgtgctgtactcagatattcaaCTCCAACCATGCTAGCACTAACAagttaacattacacagcacgataatggcgtcatgctaacactctcagacagacacacacatgctagctaacatgctagctaacatttaaacacaacgattaaatgactcagacgtctttataagctcgtTATAGTATCAGGGCCCGGTTAATGTGCCATTGATaaggcagctgagccgctgctaacGTGTTTCCAAACCTTGCAGTGCGTttgcaacaactttaaagtcagctagctaacataacacAGCATAACCACTCTCTTAAACTGACCAGGaaacgttagctaaccagaTTTCAAGCCGTTCAAAATAATAAAGTTTCATGCCGATTTAACCGAAACTAACGACTCGTTTTAATAAAGTGACCTACATTAATTAACTGTGCATTGTTCAGGTAATAAACACGGCAAAGTTAAAAACcgccaaaatcacaatggagtttggtgcacaGAGCAAAACATAACGTCCATCGCGGATTTAATTGAATGCATGAGAAAATTATGTTCGAGCGGAATTTACCTCAACATTCATCAGATAAATGAGACATCTTCAGCttctgttcagagttatttcagaaacatctgaggtaaaaacaaatctcaccgacaggagagggaggctggcttCCTTTTAACCCGCACATATGTAGAATTTACTGGGCTTATACAACATGACGGTAGTTAATATATGGACCTCTCTGAGATCTGTAGGTAATAACTGATCTGTATacctcaaacacagacaggaatacacctgtactgagcaggtaaatgcacacataaagcagattacAACAGAAAAGTTTACTGACCGTGTTCGTGTCCTCAGAGACGAGCAGCTCGGACCAGAGTGAAGATCCATTAATCACTAATATACACatctacagttttggagggaaatgctcTTACTTCGCGCGGGAAACGAGTaagaccgccccttttggcgcTCACCACCTGTATTCGTCAGAAAATCTGTGGGTGGGACTTATTTGGGGTGGTTAATGCAGATTGAACCAGAGAGTCAGGCAACTGATGATGGTTGTCTAATTCAATTGGTAAAGCTGGCGTCCAGTCAACAGGAGTTTCTTTTTGTCCTGGTCCAGGTCAGGGGTCCTTTACTTCATTCTGTTTCCTGTAATCTCTCTGTCTTGTCAAAAGaggctaaaataaaaacataaccACTATTACTAGAATCAACTCAAATAAACAATTATCAATAGGATAAAAAAGGTCACTCTTTTATTGGTATTTATTCTCTGGTCTGACTTGTTATTATTAGAGTACTAACAGAATGTAATCAAgatacattactttaatattgtaatcgAGTGAATTCAGATAATTtggacacctcagctcaagtgttattggtttctgttctgtacttttaccataaaatcaatttaattaaaatgaatgatgaatgatgacttcatgggggtgatgtcacagaacaGGGCGGGGCACGTGTACATATTATGCATATAACaatctatttcttacctttttttttttttaaatcattttatatactatttttattgtttcttgttaaattgaactgtccttAAGCTGCAGTGACACATACATATCCCCGTTTGTAGGACCAATAAAGAAGTTCTGATTCAGAGTATATCACGATCCATGGGAATTGCATGAGGTGGTCagtgaaataagaaaatgtttctaatattttatcacatcGTGTTTGTGTGGGACCGGAACATGGTTCTGACATAAGAGCGGCCTAAAGGAAAGTGCATCGACCCtaatgtccagtaggtggcgtCCGCTTGACACAGTCCCACCAAGTTGCAGTGATCAACTGTCTTTTTCAATCGTTTCACGTCATATTCGACAGGGTGTTAGTTGATTTAATACAGAACAACTCTGTTATATTTAGTATAATTTCATACGGTATCGTTTATAcagagaaaaatacataaaaggaGGGTTAGGCCTGCGTGTTTAAGTTTTAAACAAAGCGGAACCTTTAATTTAACACGGAAGTTATTTGACGATGAACTCACTTCCGTTGCGAGTGCGGCGGTAAAAGTTGTCCGACAGGGACACGTAAAATCATGTTATATCGAAGTTCAGGAACTCCTTTAACTAGCTGACTCTTAAActtatatttataaatgtataaataaacgTAACATCAGattaatgttagctaacgttagcttgtcAAACATGGCCGTTAACGTCGTGTCGTggatctctgctctgtgtttactgacagcagcaggtaagaagttagttttttttattttctgaccaTAACgtacagaaacattaaatatgtttgGGCCGACACAAGTTTCCTCCTGACACCCAGCAGCAGACGAGATGCTGAATATACCAGGAGGGAAGATGTTAATGGGAACCAGTGCAGCTGATGGGAGAGACGGAGAGTCCCCGTCCAGAGAGGTCCAGCTGCAGCCTTTTCACATCGACAAATATCCGGTCACGAATGGAGATTTCAGGTAATAAACATTAAAGCGTGATACTCGGATGTTTGATAATTAGTTGAAATGAATATAACTAACTGATTTATTGATCCGGCCTCCATTCACTACAGAGATTTTGTGAGAGCTCAGAAGTACAAAACTGAAGCTGAGACGTTTGGTTGGAGTTTTGTGTTTCAAGACTTTGTGACAGAAGAGCTGAAGAGCAAAGTCACACAGAGGATCGAGGTACTGCTGATCAttaatcagtcatttaaatcatttatcatCTAAATGTGAAGAGCTGCTGAGTTTGACACAGTGTGAATTTGAAGTACTCATACTTTACTTGAGTTAATCCATTTTGCTTCTACTCTGTACATGTTATGTTTTCCCCTGaataattaatgatttaaaaaaacaaatgggtCATATGAcgaaaataaaatcagttttcatGTGAGTATGGACTGTGTGGACACCAGTAAATATTTCTGTGGCCGTCTTGTGAATAACTTTTACTCTTGACTTGTTCCCGTCCAGTCGGCTCCTTGGTGGCTGCCTGTAGAACGAGTGTTTTGGAGACAGGTGAGCTGTTTTCCAGTGTTTCTTGcacatttcccagcatgctcttCTTGCCCTCTGCTCCACTGACCCTCTGCTTCTTAGCCTGCAGGACCTGGTTCAGGTATTCGGGAGCGCCTGGGCTTCCCGGTGGTTCAGGTGAGCTGGAACGACGCTCAGGCCTTCTGCAGGTGGAAGGGCAAGAGACTGCCCACTGAGGAGGAGTGGGAGTGGGCTGCACGTGGAGGGCTGCAAGGTACACAGTCTGTACACTGAAAGATGATTCGTTTGCATCTAATCTTTACTGTCATCGATTAAATAAAGCTAGAACTGTGCGTTGATTTACACAGATGCTTCTGATCAGTCTGCTTCACAGAGTGAGCAGCTCTGAACAACAGATGTTTCAGATCCAGAGGAGAAGAGTCTGCATGCATCGAAGTGGaaggatttgttttcatgaccatCTGACTAATGATTGGTGTATAACTTAAATGTTTGCTatcatcttttctctttcctgccTCTTACCTTCCAGGTCGGGTTTATCCATGGGGGAACAAGTTTCAGGCCAACAGAAGCAACCTGTGGCAGGTTCGCCCACGAAAATGCATATTCCCTTGTCACCATAGGATGATTTGATATGGTTTTGTACATAAACAAACTCTGACATGGGATATTTTTCCACTCATATCTGAATGTTATTACACCAGCTTCTTTATCTGAATATGatagattaaaataaattatgctCTACCTGAAGGAAACAGTTTGTTGTTAAAGACCTTGAtgatttgattgtgtttttaactggactaaattaaatgtgttggGTACAATTTTACTCTTTAAATGGGTGAACACTAATATATCTtgtgtgtatttactgtattttatttgtaaatctttttttctggatGTTTCAGGGATCGTTTCCAGATAGAGACACTGCAGAGGATGGATACCACGGCGTCTCTCCTGTCACAGCATTTCCTCCTCAGAACAGTTATGGTAACTGTCCCGTAGTTTGAAGTCGCACTCTGTGGTTTTGTGAAgatatttgctttgtttatatgtggcggaccctgccagctttctagcttcaaacagcgttctgggAACTTATTgtcctccgagaacagcttgtttattcactgatggaaaagatTAATATTCCTGTTTGAGTTTCTTCAGTGAAAAGCAACACTTATGAAATGATGTAAGATTCAAAGTGCTACATGGTATTACAGATATATTTAGTTTAAAGACTGGTGTAAATAGATCTCTGTCAGTTCAACAGCATTGTTTGGATAAGTTTGACTCTTGGTCTGTGCTCCATAATATTTAACCCACAATGTGGATTCTTCCTGCAGGACTGTACGACATGATGGGAAACACATGGGAGTGGACGTCCACACAGTTTCCAGGAGCACAACCAATGTATGTGCTGCGTGGTGGCAGCTGGATCGACACAGTGGACGGCTCGGCCAATCACAAGGCAAGAGTCACCACCAGGTGAgttattaaaaagaagaaaatgctgTAATGTCAGGCTCTGATCCTGCAGAGCTACTGTACTGCAGTCCTGACTGACTGATGGTTCTGACTGTGTGTCCATCAGGATGGGAAACACTCCTGACTCCGCCTCTGATAACCTGGGATTCAGGTGTGCAGCTGGCGATGGACAGAAACAAGggaagaaaaaggacaaaagtgAACTGTAGCAACAAGAGGGAAGTCCCAAGAGGAAGTCAGAAAGAACAACATGTTGAGTTGAACCAGTGATGATTCAGAAGTTATTAATGGATCTGATGACTTTAAGGTGAATAATCAGGGACCAACTAAATATAGTGTCCAACAATTAATATGAATGAGTGACGATTGTGACAGGAAGATGTGAAAGTAGAAACAAATTGTATTTCTCctgtggagatttttttttatttttattttttttttatgaattcgATAAAGAACACGCATAAACATACTAACACCTAACAGAGAATGATAGtgagaaataaatcatttttcacaGTAAAGTTCCTTGTTATTCCTTCTTCCATGACGTAGTAGTTCACACGACGAGACAGTGAAAGTCTGACGCAGATACTTTTTCCGTCCTGACTGAGGAGAATTCTTTGACTGTCTCAGTGAGAGGAAGAAATAGGACACTGTCAGGATCGCTCGTCTTCCCTCTGAACGCTGGGTCGGCCTTTtgtcaagtgtttctgtgtgactggAGAGTAAATTGGTCCGTTCCTTTGGTCCCGGCCTCCTCTaatcctgtctttgtctctgtgtttacttTCTCACGGCGAGTGGCCGGCTGACTGCTTGTTTGGACTGACTGTGTGAACCAGCACAGAAGAGAAGTTTAATCACAGCTCCAGTTTTGTTTAAGCATCAAGTAACTATATAAAGACGCGACTTGTTCCTGACACATTAAGTGAAGTAGAATGTGCTTTTACTTTTTCactgtcaaatattttctttacttaAGACACAATATGAGTTGGAATTATTGCAATTGTACATTTGATGTGCAGCCTAGATGTTTATTGTTTCCCTGAGCACCTCCACAGAACATATAAGCATATAAGTTTATATGATAACATCTCACTTGTATCTCAATTGTTCAATACCTGTGCAGGTGCataaaaaataacagaacagCAGGTTTTATAtgataattatgactttttgtgtcataattatgtttttgatTAAGACTTTTCTCTTAATTGCCATTGctttcatttcttatttatgactttttatcttaTAATTTTGACATTGTCTTATAATTGTCTTAAAATTACGATGGTAAACAGGAATttagaaagcaaaacaaattgttttttttatgtcttgttaTTGATTataatcccccccaaaaattaACAGAAATGAGTGATATTAGTGATATTCTGTCACCTCATCGGCAGAAGGTTTCCTGATGTAAAGACAAAAGCACTTAATCTATAATTACAGGCAGTTTCCTTTAAACTTTTATCAGGTTTGACCTAtttatcaaacaatgaaaataaaaggagaAGGGGGTTAATAATCAACTTCACTTTGAAGACGGATTCCACATGTCGATCGACGTCTGGTGAAGTGGTGACCTACTTCCTGCAAAAATGTATAGTGCCCTGCTTTAAGAGGCCACTGATAATGAGAACACTGCAGAATGGAAATCCACTCAACACAAACAACTTCCACCTACTGCACCAGAACAAAAACTAAAGTCTATAATTACAGTTAGTTTAATTAGATGATATTACGTGCAAGTGATAATTAAGAATGTGACGAGACACAACCTTCAAATCAACTCACACCTGCCTAACTTCTATAATAGTAAATGAATCTATAGTATAATAACTTCTCCCTGCAGCTCCATcgctgtgtgttgagttattaATCAGATGTGTCAGTCTGTCGCTGACTCACCTGTGTGGGAGGTTTGTCAGAAAAAATTACCCAAGAAATGACTGCATCTGGTGTTTTCCCCAAAGCCGTTTCGTTTCCAAAAATAAATTGATGACTAGATAACTGTCTGTGGGGGAAAACAAAGACCTATATCTGAGACTGAAGTGGCTGCGACACTgattactgtttgttttctctcgtGTTACCATCTTCTGCCCTTCACCCTGCACATTTACATCGCCAGATAAAAGGACAGTTTAAATCAGGTATCATGCGTCAATCCTGGATTATCTGATTGTGCCCGCAGGCTCAGAAAGACCTCCTCCCTTTGTTCCCCCTGTGGCTGTGGTATGTTTGCGCGTCATGTGTTTGTGGAGTGACTGACAGGAAGAAGTAAACGCACGCGGGCCACATGAAGCCACAGCctccagtgacatcacatcatgtcATGCTGTGTCCCTGCGAGGAGGCTCACACTTCAGGAAAAACCAGTTTGGAGACATTCTGTTCTGTATCCTCCCTGCTCCTTattctgctgttttgctgttttgtgtgtattcacCACTTGACAGTCTCTCCAGGTTGTTTCACCGATTCTGCTTCTGCCTGCGACTTCTGACCAGCTGATCATGGACTACCATCAGTCTTTCTCAGCCCTCAACGAGCGGCTGAGACCTCGAGTGACCAGCAGTCAACAGCTCTACTCCTCTCTGAccagggtggaggagagacagTCAGGCTCGCTCAGGAGCTTGCCTTCATCCAACCGACCTACTTTTCCATTCATGACACCAGAACCAAAAGAGAcaacagcagaaccagaagaTCCAGAGGAACCTGAAGGTACTGCAGAGCAGGATTTTGTCTCTGGTGGCCTAGAAGAAGGTCGTTGTGCTGATTCAAAGCCCTTTTTCAACTCATGCCTCATCACCGAATTGAATTTAAAAGATCTGGGTGACGAGGAGCTGGCGGACGAGGACACCAACACCTCGCCGTCCGAGGACAAAGACATCCCAGGTGAGCTAGTCTCAAAGGGGACAGGCAAGTCCTCGGAGTCAGCAGGCGGCGAAGGTGGGAGCCCCTTCCAGAGGAGCTACGAGGACGGGTCTTTACCAGACCTGATCAGGAGCGGGA
This sequence is a window from Acanthopagrus latus isolate v.2019 chromosome 13, fAcaLat1.1, whole genome shotgun sequence. Protein-coding genes within it:
- the sumf2 gene encoding inactive C-alpha-formylglycine-generating enzyme 2 isoform X2 → MLANVSLSNMAVNVVSWISALCLLTAAADEMLNIPGGKMLMGTSAADGRDGESPSREVQLQPFHIDKYPVTNGDFRDFVRAQKYKTEAETFGWSFVFQDFVTEELKSKVTQRIESAPWWLPVERVFWRQPAGPGSGIRERLGFPVVQVSWNDAQAFCRWKGKRLPTEEEWEWAARGGLQGRVYPWGNKFQANRSNLWQGSFPDRDTAEDGYHGVSPVTAFPPQNSYGLYDMMGNTWEWTSTQFPGAQPMYVLRGGSWIDTVDGSANHKARVTTRMGNTPDSASDNLGFRCAAGDGQKQGKKKDKSEL
- the sumf2 gene encoding inactive C-alpha-formylglycine-generating enzyme 2 isoform X1, which gives rise to MLANVSLSNMAVNVVSWISALCLLTAAAADEMLNIPGGKMLMGTSAADGRDGESPSREVQLQPFHIDKYPVTNGDFRDFVRAQKYKTEAETFGWSFVFQDFVTEELKSKVTQRIESAPWWLPVERVFWRQPAGPGSGIRERLGFPVVQVSWNDAQAFCRWKGKRLPTEEEWEWAARGGLQGRVYPWGNKFQANRSNLWQGSFPDRDTAEDGYHGVSPVTAFPPQNSYGLYDMMGNTWEWTSTQFPGAQPMYVLRGGSWIDTVDGSANHKARVTTRMGNTPDSASDNLGFRCAAGDGQKQGKKKDKSEL